DNA sequence from the Pseudomonas fluorescens Q2-87 genome:
AAAACTGCCCCGTCGAACTTAAACACCCACACTGTATATCCAACGTTTGCCGCAAGGCACTTTTGTCACATCTTAATGGCTATGTCCCGTCGGGTCCTTGACTTGCCACACCTGGCCTTTCTGCCATGCATCGGCACCCGGATCGACCGCCGGCGCGGCGATGCCTGCCCGGGCACGCTTTTTCCCTTCGCTGTCCACACCCATCCGACTGTCACGTTCACGCACGAGCTGCGGGTCGACCTGGCCATCGGCGGTGAACCCCATCATCAACTGCGGTACGCCATAGGGCAGTTCCTGGCCCTGCTCGGTGTGCCAGGTGTGCCAAGTCTTGCCATAGGTGGTCACCAGGTTATCCATGAGCCGGGTTTCCGCCACCTGGGGTATCCCCGGAGCGATCAACTGTCCGGATTTCACCTCATGCACATGGCTGTGCCATAACTGCTTCTCGCTGGTCGGCAGGCCTTCGAACAACCGTTTGCTGATGATGTACTCGACGCCCATCAATTTGGCGCTCGACGTATTGCCGTCGAAGATCGCGCATTGAAAGACTTCCTGGTTCAGTGCGGTGCAGTAGTGATGCGCCTCCATTTGCCCCGACATCCGACCGTTATAGAAATGGAAACCGTCGAGGTACATGTTCAACGCCTGCACCGGGGGCTTGTTCTGCAGCATGTCGGCCCCGGCTTCGAGCGTCGCGGTGGTCGGCGTCTTCGCTGCGCCCGGCACGCTCACCGGCGAGTCTGTATTGCTACCGGCGCAGCCGGTCACCCCTAGCACCGTGGCCCAAAGCACTGCCCAGGTTCCATAAAGGCTTTTACGCGGCATGTCGTTTCTCCTTTCGATGACTGTCCATCAGAAAGGCGTCGGGGGCCCGGGGTTTGATTTATCTTGCGTGCTGGCCGACAGGCGGCCCGGGCAGCCATTGAAACGCTCAGCGCCCGGTATAAGCCTGCTTTACTTCCTCGATCCAGGACGGGTCGAGGCGCGGTTGTTCCGTGTCCAGGTCCAGCGCCTGCATGTTCGCCAGATGCTCATCGGCTTCGCGCACCAGTGAACCCTGGTCGCTGGAGTTGGCATCCAGCTGATGCATCTGTGCCAGCCCCAGGTGATAGAACCGCAACAGCTTCATGGCGGTCGGATCCTGGGCCTGCACGCCGGCCTTTACCTGATGCATCACGTTGGTGATCCTCATCAGGCTGCGCTTGAGCTGCCAGCCATACACCGCCGCAGCCATCCACGGCTGCGACCAGAAATACAGGCGCATCGAGCCAACCAACACCAGCACCGCGACAATCACGCCACCCAGATTGAAGCGAAAATTGTCGCCCCCTGGCGTGCCAAAGACCATCACGGCCAGGCTGGACAGCAACATTGCCAGCGCCAGGAACACCACCGCCACAATAAGCGTGCTGCGACGGGTCTGCTGGCGATAGGTGCCGGCATCCCAGGGTTTGATCTCGAACATCGCGGTGCAATTTCCTTGTACGGGGCAAAAAGAGTCACGCATTATCGCCTGCCCGTTCGATTTAGCTATGCTGGGGCGCATTTCGTGTTGCAACCGAGCCGAAGGATCCGGATCAAAGTCCATGGCGATACCGCAAGGATCGTGCGATCTTCCTACGTGGACGTATTTTCAAAGATGCCGTCGTTGTGTGCATGGCATCGTTTTCAAGGAAAGCTGAATGACTCAAAGACATGTAATCAACGCCTCGGTAAGCCCCAAGGGCAGCCTGGAGACCTTGTCCCAGCGCGAAGTCCAGCAACTGAGCGAAGCCGGTTCCGGCAGTATCTACACCCTCTTTCGCCAGTGCGCCCTGGCCATCCTCAACACCGGCGCCCATGTCGACAACGCCAAGACCATCCTGGAAGCCTACAAGGATTTCGAGATCCGCATTCACCAGCAGGACCGCGGCGTACGCCTGGAACTGCTGAACGCGCCGGCCGACGCCTTCGTCGACGGTGAAATGATCGCCAGCACCCGGGAAATGCTATTCAGCGCCCTGCGCGACATCGTCTACACCGAGAACGAACTGGACAGCCAACGCATCGACCTGAGCTCGTCCCAGGGCATCAGCGACTACGTGTTCCACCTGCTGCGCAACGCCCGCACCTTGCGCCCGGGTGTGGAACCGAAAATTGTCGTGTGTTGGGGCGGTCACTCGATCAATACCGAAGAATACAAATACACCAAGAAAGTCGGCCACGAACTGGGCCTGCGCAGCCTGGACATCTGCACCGGCTGCGGCCCAGGCGTGATGAAAGGCCCGATGAAAGGCGCCACCATCGCCCACGCCAAGCAACGCATCCACGGTGGTCGGTACCTGGGCCTGACGGAGCCGGGCATCATCGCCGCCGAGGCGCCGAACCCGATCGTCAACGAGCTGGTGATCCTGCCGGACATCGAGAAACGCCTGGAGGCCTTTGTACGTGTCGGCCACGGCATCATCATCTTCCCGGGCGGTGCCGGCACGGCGGAGGAGTTCCTGTACCTGCTGGGCATCCTGATGCACCCGGCCAACCAGGACCTGCCCTTCCCGGTGGTCCTCACCGGACCGAAAAGCGCCGCGCCGTACCTTGACCAGTTGCACGCGTTTGTCGGCGCGACCCTTGGCGAGGCTGCCCAGAAGCACTACCAGATCATCATCGATGACCCGGCCGAAGTGGCCCGGCAGATGACCCAGGGGCTCAAGGAGGTCAAGCAGTTCCGCCGTGAGCGCAACGACGCTTTCCACTTCAACTGGCTGCTGAAGATCGACGAAGGCTTCCAACGCCCGTTCGACCCGACCCATGCCAACATGGCCAGCTTGGGGCTGAGCCGCGAACTGCCCGCCCACGAATTGGCCGCGAACCTGCGTCGGGCGTTTTCAGGGATCGTGGCCGGCAACGTCAAGGACAAGGGCATCCGCCTGATCGAGGAACACGGCCCTTACGAGATCCACGGCGATGCCGCCATTATGGAACCCCTTGACCGCCTGCTCCAGGCCTTCGTCGCCCAGCACCGCATGAAGTTGCCAGGCGGCGCGGCCTACGTGCCGTGCTACCGCGTGGTGACCTGATCCTCGGGCCCACAATTCTCGCGCGAACCGGCCCACCGGCCTTGACGGTGGGCCTGGCGATGATCAGTCGTCAGGCAGCGGCACCAAACCGGTCGCGGCTGTTGGTGAGATGCAGCCACATGGCGGCGCGGGCGGCGTCCGGGTCCTGGCGCTTGATCGCGTTGAAAATCGCCTCATGCTCCAGGCTCGCCAACTGCGCCAGCTTGCCCAGGTCTGCCTGGCCACGTTCGGCGACATTCACCCGGGTCCGGGGAATCATCGCACTGCCCAGGTGCTGCATGATTTCGACAAAACAGGTGTTGTCCGTGGCTTCGGCGATCAGCAGGTGGAAACGCCGGTCGGCCTCCACGCAGCTGTCGTTGTTACTGGACAGCCGCTGATAGTCATCCAGTGCCTGGCGCATCTGCTGCAAATGATGCTCGCTGCGGCGCTGGGCGGCCAAGGCGGCTGCCTGGGTCTCCAGGCCCAGGCGCAGCTCCAGGATGCCCCGCACACCCGCCGCGGTATCGACATTGAGGCGCAACCCCGGCTCACCGGTCTGCTCCAGGACAAAGGTGCCGATGCCATGGCGGGTTTCCACCAAGCCTGAAGCTTGCAACTTGGAAATCGCCTCGCGCACCACCGTGCGGCTGACGCCGTGTTCTTGCACGATGGCCCCTTCCGAGGGCAGTTTTTCCCCTGGCTTGAGTTGCCCCAGCAAAATGCTCTGGCTCAGCTTCGCCACCAAGTCGTGGGCCAGGTTGTGGGTACGCTTGCGCAGTGGCACGTCGATTTCTTGCATCGCCAGGGTTCCTCGAAAGCAGGCTCAAAGATCCTACCATCAGCAGGCTTATAAGTGCTGGCCATCGGCAGCTAACTTGTATGACAACACACAGGCTAGAGCACATATTGATCGGTAGAAACGCAAGCTCAAGCGTTCATTCAGCTCTGTGGCCTCGCCTGCCCATAGCCAAAATATTACCTAAAGCCCAGTGTTTCAGGCATAAACAGCACTTTTATCCAATCCAATCGTGATCAAAAATCGCTTGTCAGCCAAAAAAATCAAGTTGTATGATGTCTATCAACATCGGCACCTGCACGATGCCCGCATAAAAATAACGAGTGGGAGAAAAACCAGTGAACACATCCAGCCTCAAGGCGAATGCCGGCGCGGATCCGGTGCTGCTGTCGGCCATATCCAAGGTCAAGCGCCACATCCTGCCGCTGTTCGTCATCATGTTTATCGTCAACTACATCGACCGCGTGAACATCGGCTTCGTGCGTGCCCACATGGAGCACGACCTGGGTATCGGTGCAGCGGCCTATGGCTTTGGCGCCGGCCTGTTCTTCATCGGCTACGCGCTGTTCGAAGTCCCGTCCAACATCCTTCTGCAAAAAATCGGCGCGCGCATCTGGCTGACCCGCATCATGCTCACCTGGGGCCTGGTAGCCGCCGGCATGGCCTTCATCCAGAACGAAACCCACTTCTACATCCTGCGTTTCCTGCTGGGCGTTGCCGAAGCCGGTTTCTTCCCCGGGGTCATCTATTACTTCACCCGCTGGTTACCAGGCGTGGAGCGCGGCAAGGCCATCGCCATCTTCCTCAGCGGCTCGGCCATCGCGTCGCTGATCTCCGGCCCGCTGTCGGGATTGCTGCTGCAGATCAACGGCCTGGGCATGCACGGCTGGCAATGGATGTACTTCATTGAAGGGATGTTCTCCGTCGGCCTGTGCGTCTTCGTCTGGTTCTGGCTGGACTCCAAGCCCCACGATGCCAAATGGCTGAGCCGTGAAGAACAAGATGTGCTGGTCAAGACCATCGACGATGAGCAGCGAGCACGGGAAGCCGCCTCGCCGATCAAACTGTCCATCGGCCAGTTGCTCAAGGATCGCCAGATCATTCTGTTTTGCCTGATCTACTTCTTCATTCAATTGACGATCTATGCCGCCACCTTCTGGCTGCCGAGCATCATCAAGAAGATGGGTGACCTCAGCGACATCCAGGTCGGACTGTTCAACTCCATCCCATGGCTACTGTCGATTGTCGGCATGTACGCCTTCGCCTCGCTGTCGGCCAAGTGGAAATTCCAGCAGGCCTGGGTGGCGGCGGCCCTGCTCATCGCTGCGGCAGGGATGTTCATGTCCACCACTGGCGGGCCGATCTTCGCTTTCGTCGCCATCTGCTTCGCGGCCCTGGGCTTCAAATCCGCTTCATCGCTGTTCTGGCCGATTCCCCAGGCCTACCTGGACGCGCGCATCGCCGCGGGAGTCATTGCACTGATCAACTCCGTGGGCAACCTGGGCGGGTTCGTCGCTCCCACCACGTTCGGCTTGCTCGAGGAGCACACTGGCTCGATCCAGGGCGGCCTCTACGGCTTGGCGGCCACCTCGATCATCGCCGCGATCATCGTCTTTGCCGCACGCAATACGCCCAAGCCAAAAGCGCTGGTGACGCCGGCCAACCCAACCGCCAGCCACGTCTGACCATTCGATTCGCACAAGGATAAGTTCACATGACTAGCGTAGAAACCAGCAAAGCCCCGATCATCACCAGCATGCAGATTGTGCCCGTGGCCGGCCATGACGGCATGCTGCTGAACCTCAGCGGCGCCCATGGCCCGTTCTTTACCCGCAACATTGTCATTCTCAAGGACAACGCAGGCCACACTGGCGTGGGTGAGGTGCCCGGTGGCGAACGCATTCGCCAGACCCTCGAAGATGCACGCTCGCTGGTGGTCGGCAGCCCCATTGGCACGTACCAGAAGATCCTCAACACGGTGCGCCACGCATTCGCCGACCGCGATGCCGGTGGCCGTGGCCTGCAGACGTTCGACCTGCGCATCACCATCCATGCCGTGACCGGCCTGGAAGCGGCGTTGCTCGACCTGCTCGGCCAGCATCTGGACGTCCCGGTGGCGGCCCTGCTCGGGGAAGGCCAGCAGCGTGACGAAGTGAAAATGCTCGGATATCTGTTTTACGTCGGGGACCGCCAACAAACCGACCTGCCCTACCGCAGCGAGCCGGACGCCGACAACGACTGGTTCCGTGTACGCCACGAAAAGGCCCTGGACGCCGACGCCGTCGTACGCCTGGCCGAAGCCGCCCATGCTCGCTACGGGTTCCAGGACTTCAAGCTCAAGGGCGGCGTGCTCAGGGGCGACGAAGAAATCGAAGCGGTCACCGCACTGGCCGAGCGCTTTCCCCAGGCGCGCATCACCCTGGACCCGAACGGCGCCTGGTCACTGAAGGAGGCCATTGGCCTGTGCCGCGACCAGCACAAAGTGCTGGCCTATGCGGAGGATCCTTGCGGTGCCGAGAACGGCTACTCGGGCCGTGAGGTCATGGCTGAATTCCGTCGGGCCACAGGCCTCAAGACCGCCACCAATATGATTGCCACCGATTGGCGCGAGATGGGCCACGCCATCACTTTGCAGTCGGTGGACATTCCCTTGGCCGACCCGCACTTCTGGACCATGCAGGGTTCGGTGCGAGTGGCGCAGATGTGCAATGAATGGGGCCTGACCTGGGGCTCCCACTCCAACAATCACTTCGATATTTCCCTGGCGATGTTCACCCACGTCGCCGCCGCCGCACCGGGCGATATCACCGCCATCGACACTCATTGGATCTGGCAGGACGGCCAGCGGCTGACCAAGGCACCGTTGCAAATCCAGGGCGGCTGCGTGCAAGTGCCGAAAAAGCCGGGGTTGGGGATCGAGCTGGACACCGATCAACTGGCCAAGGCCCATGAACTCTATAAAGGCATGGGCCTCGGTGCGCGAGACGATGCCGTGGCGATGCAGTTCCTGATTCCGGGCTGGACGTTCAACAACAAGCAGCCGTGCCTCGTGCGTTGAGTCGATTGCTCCCGTTTGGCGGATGGCGCATATGAACTTGAACTCACCATGACTCCTTGTGGGAGCGAGCCTGCTCGCGATGACGGCGGCACATCCAACATCGCTTTCAGGCAGACCGCATCGCGAGCTGGCTCGCTCCCACAGGAAGTTGTGATCAGGCCGTTCTAACCCTCCGGCCGCAGGATCAGCACCGCCAACGGCGGCAGGTTGAGTTCCATCGACAGGGCCTGGCCATGGCTGGGCACCTCTTCGGTCGATGCACCGCCGCTGTTGCCATAGTTGGAACCGGCATAGGTGTCGGCATCGCTGTTGAGCAACTCCACCCAGCGCCCGCCAAACGGCACGCCGACCCGGTAAGCCTCGCGCGGCACCGGAGTGAAGTTGGCGACCACCAGCACCGGACGCCCGTCCTTGCTCCAGCGCAGCCACGCATACACGCTGTTGAGCGCATCGTCGCCGATCAACCACTGGAACCCTTGGGGCGCATCGTCCTGGTCATGGAGCGCCGGTTCTTCGCGATAGAGTCGGTTCAGATCGCTGACCAGTCTCTGCACGCCACGGTGTTCGGGGTATTGCAGCAGGTACCAGTCCAGTTGCTGGTCATGATTCCACTCGCGCCACTGGCCGAACTCGCAGCCCATGAACAACAGTTTCTTGCCGGGATGTCCCCACATGAAGCTCAAGTACGCCCGCAGGTTGGCGAATTTCTGCCAGCGGTCACCGGGCATCTTGTCGATCAGCGAACGCTTCCCATGGACCACTTCGTCGTGGGAAATCGGCAGGACGAAGCGCTCGGACCAGGCGTATACCAGGCCGAAACTCAGCTCATTGTGATGATGCGCGCGGTACACCGGATCCTGCTGGATGTAGTGCAGCGAATCGTGCATCCAGCCCATGTTCCACTTATAGGCAAAGCCGAGGCCGCCCTGCTGGGTGCTCTGGCTCACGCCCGGCCAAGCCGTGGATTCTTCCGCGATGACCAGCGCGCCAGGCGTTTCCAGCGCCACGACGTCGTTGAGATGTCGCAGGAAATCGATGGCTTCCAGGTTCTCGCGCCCGCCATGACGATTGGGCACCCACTCCCCTGCTTTGCGCGAATAGTCGCGGTACAGCATCGAGGCCACCGCATCGACCCGCAGCCCGTCGACGTGAAAATGCTTCAACCAGTGCAGCGCCGAAGCGAGCATGAAGCCATGGACTTCGGTGCGCCCCAGGTTATAGATCAGGGTGTCCCAATCCTGATGGAAGCCTTCCAGTGGGTTGCCGTATTCGTACAGCGCGGTGCCGTCGAACTGAGCCAGCCCGTGGGTGTCGGTTGGAAAGTGCGCAGGCACCCAGTCGAGGATCACGCCAATGCCGGCCTGGTGGCACGCGTTGATGAACGCCGCGAAGTCATCCGGCGACCCGAAACGCGCCGTCGGTGCGAACTGCGACAGCGGCTGATAACCCCAAGAGCCACCGAACGGGTGCTCCATGATCGGCATCAGCTCGATATGGGTAAAACCCAGGTCCTTGACGTAGGGAATCAGCCGTTCGGCCAGTTCATGCCAGTTGTATTGGCGGGCCACTTCGCCTGTTTCATCGGTTTCGCACTGCCAGGAACCGGCGTGCAATTCATAGATCGACAACGGCGCGCCCGGCAGTTGGCGTTCGCGTCGGCTCTGCATCCACTCGTCATCTTGCCATTCGATTTTCAACCGCGGGGCAACCTTGGACGCAGTGTCTGGCGGCATCTGCGTCGCCAGCGCCACCGGATCGGCCTTGAGCGGCAGGATGCCGTGGGCGCCGAGGATTTCATATTTGTAGCCTTCACCCGCGCCCAGCCGTGGAATGAATAATTCCCAGACACCGGACGGGTACCGAATGCGCATTGGATGCCGCCGGCCGTCCCAGACGTTGAAGTCCCCCACCACCGAAACGCGTCGGGCATTCGGCGCCCACACGGCGAAGCGCACGCCGTCGACCCCATCGACGGTGGTCAGTTGTGCGCCGAGGCAGGAGCTGAGGTCGCGGTGGTTGCCTTCGGCAAACAGATAAAGGTCCATCTCGCCTAGCAACGGCCCGAAGCTGTAGGGGTCCTCCGCCACTTGTTCGCCACCCGCCCATCGGGTGCGCAGCAGGTACGCCTGGCTACGGTCGAAATGACCGACGAATAGGCCGGGGGTTTCGGTGGGTTGCAGTTCACCCAGCTCTTCGCCGCCGTCACGGGCCAGCACATGCACACTCAGCGCGCCGGGCAGGTAGGCCCGGATGAATTGTCCGCCCGCCCCATCACCGTGTGGGCCCAATATGGAAAACGGATCCTGATGTTCGGCACGCACCAGCGCGTCGATGTCGCGGCTGGATGGCAGCAGCGACTCCCTGGCCTGCCCCTGTGGTTCTTTGTTCGAGACGCTCATGATTCTCTCCACTAAATCGGTCCGGCTAAATCGGAAAAGGGTTGCAGCCCACTCAACAACCCGTACAGCCCATGCAAGGGCACGGGCAGCCAGGCGGGGCGATTCTCGGCTTCATAGGCCACTTCATAGGCCGCCTTCTCCAGGCCGAACAACGCCAGCGCGGCGTTTTCGCCTTCAGCATCCTTCCACTCATGGGCAAGACTAGCTGCCGCCAGCCGATATGCCTCAATGAATGCCTGGCGAGCCTCTATCAAATAACGATCGGCGACCCGTTGTCGCGCCGCATCGGCATCAGCCGTGCTGTCGACGGTGTGCAAGTGGATCGCCATCGCCGCCGCGTAATCGAAAGAGCGCAGCACACCACTGACATCCTTGTACGGGCTGTGCTTGCCCCGCCGTTCATGCAGCGGTCGCGCCGGCTCGCCCTCGAAGTCGATCAGGTAGGCGTCGCCCTTGATGACCAGCACCTGCCCCAGGTGCAAGTCGCCATGGACACGGATGCGCAATCCACCGGCAGCCTTGCCGGCCAGCTCCTGGACATGGGCCAGGACGGTTTTGCGGTGCTCCAGCAAGCGTGCGACCATGGCCTGGTCCGCCGGGTTCAATTGGCTTTGGTTCTGCTTGAGCAGGCGCAAGGCGTTTTCCACTTGGGCCGCCACATCCTTGCCGATGGCCTGGGCCTCCTTGGCACTGGTAGCCTGCGGCGCGAAGTCGGGATTGTCGGTGGACTGGGCCAGCATCTGGTGCATTTCTCCCAGGCGTTGGCCGAGCATGCCGGCAAAATCCTTCAGCTCACCCAAGGCGTTGTAGTGCTGTTCCTGCTCGGACACCGCGTCCGCCAGCTCATCGCGCAGGGCCCGTTCGAGGTTGTTCTGCGTCCACTCCCAGGCGTCGCCCTGGTTGCTCAGATAACCCTGGGCAATCATCAGCAGCGCATCCTCGCCCTGGGTATCGCGGCGGATGACCGAACCCAGCAGCGGCGAAATATTGCTGAAACCGGCTTGCGTCAGGTAGGCACTCATCTCCAACTCCGGATGCACCCCTGAGGCGACCTTGCGGATCAGCTTGAGCACCAGGCTGCCGCCCACCACCACCGAACTGTTGGACTGCTCGGCCGACAAGTAGCGGACTTCCGGCTCGGCTCCTAGATTCAACGCAGCCAGGCCCTCAGTGGGCTCGAAACGCAACTCGCCCTCGTCGCACGGCAGCACCGTGCCCGCCTGCATGCTTTGCAGCACTGCCCTGACGAAGCTTTCCAGGCTGAACGCATCGGTGATCAGACCGACCTGGCGAACCCGACGCACACGCGACAGCGCCAGTTGCTGCGGTAATGCCGCGCCCATCTGGTCCTCGGGCAGCAGGCCGAACGGCAATTGGTAACGCAGCGTCTGGCCGCCACTGGTGACGTCGATTTCACTGAGCAGCACCGGCTGCTGCGGGTCACCAAAGCGCACGCCATAGACGATGTTGACCTTCTCGATCGCGCTGTCCTTGCCGGCGAACCAGCGACGATTCTGCAGCCAGCTCGGCAGGATGGTTTGCTCCAACGTGGTGCGCGACGGGGCCTCAAGCAACTCTTCCAGGCGTTTTTTCAGCACCAGCGTGGTGAAGTCGGGCAGGCTCTGGGCCGGTTCGACGTGCCAGCTCGGCATCTGGTTTTCCGCCGCCAAGGCGAACCAATAAAAGCCGTACGGCGCCAGGGTCAGCAGGAAATTCAACTGGCCAATGGGTGGAAAGGCGTTGCCGCCCAGCATTTCCACCGGGACCATGCCGGCGTAGGCCGACAGGTCCAGCTCGGCAGCCTGGGCGCTGCGGGACACGTTGGCCACGCACAGGATGATCTCGTGCTTGCCGTCCGGACTCGTGTATTCGCGGGTATAGGCCAGGATCCGGCGGTTGCTGGGCGAGAGCATTTTCAATGTGCCACGGCCGAAGGCCTTGGACTGCTTGCGCACCGCCAGCATTCGCCGGGTCCAGTTGAGCAGTGAATGGGGATCGCCGGCCTGGGTCTCGACATTGACCGACAGGTAACCATAGAGCGGGTCCATGATGGGCGGCAGCACCAGGCTGGCCGGGTCGGCGCGGGAAAAACCACCGTTGCGATCGATCGACCATTGCATCGGTGTCCGCACGCCATCGCGGTCCCCCAGGTAAATGTTATCGCCCATGCCGATTTCGTCGCCGTAATACAACGTCGGCGTGCCGGGCATCGACAGCAGCAGGCTGTTGAGCAATTCCACTCGACGACGGTCACGCTCCATCAACGGCGCCAGGCGCCGGCGAATCCCCAGGTTGATGCGCGCCCGACGGTCGGCCGCGTAGTAATTCCACAGGTAGTCGCGCTCCTTGTCGGTGACCATTTCCAACGTCAGCTCATCGTGATTGCGCAGGAAAATCGCCCACTGGCAATTGGCAGGAATCTCCGGGGTCTGGCGCAGGATGTCGGTGATGGGAAAACGATCTTCCTGGGCCAACGCCATGTACATGCGCGGCATCAAGGGGAAGTGGAACGCCATGTGGCATTCGTCGCCGTTCAAGCCTTGGGCGTCGACATCGCCGAAATACAGCTGGGTGTCTTCCGGCCATTGGTTGGCTTCGGCCAGCAACATGCGGTCGGGGTAATTGGCGTCGATCTCGGCCCGGATCAGCTTGAGGACATCATGGGTTTCGGGCAGGTTCTCGTTATTGGTGCCATCGCGCTCGATCAGGTACGGGATGGCGTCCAGGCGCAGGCCGTCGATGCCCATGTCCAGCCAATAGCGCATCACCGACAGCACGGCCTTGATGACCTGCGGATTATCGAAGTTGAGGTCCGGCTGATGGGAATAGAAACGGTGCCAGAAATATTGGCCGGCTACCGGGTCCCAGGTCCAGTTGGACTTTTCGGTGTCGAGGAAAATGATCCGCGTGCCATCGTACTTATGGTCATCGTCGGACCAGACGTAGAAATCCCGTGCACTCGAACCTTTCTTGGCCTTGCGCGCGCGCTGGAACCAGGGATGTTGATCCGAGGTGTGGTTGATGACCAGCTCGGTAATCACCCGCAGGTTGCGCTTGTGGGCTTCGGCTATGAAACGACGTGCATCGGCCATGGTGCCGTAGTCCGCGCTAATGCCGCGGTATTCGGCAATGTCGTAACCATCATCGCGCCGAGGCGAAGGATAGAACGGCAACAGCCAGATCGTGTTCACGCCCAGGTCGGCAATGTAGTCGAGCTTTTCTATCAGGCCAGGAAAATCACCGATGCCATCATTGTTGGAGTCGAAATAGGATTTGACGTGAACCTGATAAATCACCGCGTCCTTGTACCAGAGCGGGTCTTTGATGAAGGTGGCAGACCGGGGTTTCTTCGCCATTTGCAACTCCTGATGAATTCAATAACGCCGCTGGAGCAGGCTCGTGGGATTCCATGTGGCCAGGGAGCTGGCTCCCGCTTGAGTGCGAGGCGCTCATCGTTTTTAGGGGCGCTACGCGACCCAGCGGGAGCCAGCTCCCTCGCTACGAATAGCCCCCTATTTCAAGATTGCTCTCCCAGAATCGCTTCCGTTCTCACGCCACACTGATCCGCCAGATCCCAAACGGTTGGTAAGCCGGGTCGATCCGCATGAACTGATACTTGCCGTACCAGGTCCAGCGGTGTCCGTTCATCAAATCCTCGCCCTGGGTCTGGGCATCGTCCGGCAAGCCCATCTCCCACAGCGGCAACTCGAAGCTGGCTTCCTGCGGGTTGTGGGGGTCAAGGCTCACCGCCACCAGGATGAAATTGCTGCCGTCAGGCGTGCGCTTGCCGAAATAGAGAATGTTGTCGTTCCAGGCGTTGTAGATCTTCAAGCCCAGGTGCGTGTGCAGCGCCGGGTTCTGCCGGCGGATCCGGTTGAGCTGGGCGATCTCGGCAATGATGTTGCCCGGCGCGGTGAAATC
Encoded proteins:
- the glgB gene encoding 1,4-alpha-glucan branching protein GlgB, which codes for MSVSNKEPQGQARESLLPSSRDIDALVRAEHQDPFSILGPHGDGAGGQFIRAYLPGALSVHVLARDGGEELGELQPTETPGLFVGHFDRSQAYLLRTRWAGGEQVAEDPYSFGPLLGEMDLYLFAEGNHRDLSSCLGAQLTTVDGVDGVRFAVWAPNARRVSVVGDFNVWDGRRHPMRIRYPSGVWELFIPRLGAGEGYKYEILGAHGILPLKADPVALATQMPPDTASKVAPRLKIEWQDDEWMQSRRERQLPGAPLSIYELHAGSWQCETDETGEVARQYNWHELAERLIPYVKDLGFTHIELMPIMEHPFGGSWGYQPLSQFAPTARFGSPDDFAAFINACHQAGIGVILDWVPAHFPTDTHGLAQFDGTALYEYGNPLEGFHQDWDTLIYNLGRTEVHGFMLASALHWLKHFHVDGLRVDAVASMLYRDYSRKAGEWVPNRHGGRENLEAIDFLRHLNDVVALETPGALVIAEESTAWPGVSQSTQQGGLGFAYKWNMGWMHDSLHYIQQDPVYRAHHHNELSFGLVYAWSERFVLPISHDEVVHGKRSLIDKMPGDRWQKFANLRAYLSFMWGHPGKKLLFMGCEFGQWREWNHDQQLDWYLLQYPEHRGVQRLVSDLNRLYREEPALHDQDDAPQGFQWLIGDDALNSVYAWLRWSKDGRPVLVVANFTPVPREAYRVGVPFGGRWVELLNSDADTYAGSNYGNSGGASTEEVPSHGQALSMELNLPPLAVLILRPEG
- the treS gene encoding maltose alpha-D-glucosyltransferase, whose product is MAKKPRSATFIKDPLWYKDAVIYQVHVKSYFDSNNDGIGDFPGLIEKLDYIADLGVNTIWLLPFYPSPRRDDGYDIAEYRGISADYGTMADARRFIAEAHKRNLRVITELVINHTSDQHPWFQRARKAKKGSSARDFYVWSDDDHKYDGTRIIFLDTEKSNWTWDPVAGQYFWHRFYSHQPDLNFDNPQVIKAVLSVMRYWLDMGIDGLRLDAIPYLIERDGTNNENLPETHDVLKLIRAEIDANYPDRMLLAEANQWPEDTQLYFGDVDAQGLNGDECHMAFHFPLMPRMYMALAQEDRFPITDILRQTPEIPANCQWAIFLRNHDELTLEMVTDKERDYLWNYYAADRRARINLGIRRRLAPLMERDRRRVELLNSLLLSMPGTPTLYYGDEIGMGDNIYLGDRDGVRTPMQWSIDRNGGFSRADPASLVLPPIMDPLYGYLSVNVETQAGDPHSLLNWTRRMLAVRKQSKAFGRGTLKMLSPSNRRILAYTREYTSPDGKHEIILCVANVSRSAQAAELDLSAYAGMVPVEMLGGNAFPPIGQLNFLLTLAPYGFYWFALAAENQMPSWHVEPAQSLPDFTTLVLKKRLEELLEAPSRTTLEQTILPSWLQNRRWFAGKDSAIEKVNIVYGVRFGDPQQPVLLSEIDVTSGGQTLRYQLPFGLLPEDQMGAALPQQLALSRVRRVRQVGLITDAFSLESFVRAVLQSMQAGTVLPCDEGELRFEPTEGLAALNLGAEPEVRYLSAEQSNSSVVVGGSLVLKLIRKVASGVHPELEMSAYLTQAGFSNISPLLGSVIRRDTQGEDALLMIAQGYLSNQGDAWEWTQNNLERALRDELADAVSEQEQHYNALGELKDFAGMLGQRLGEMHQMLAQSTDNPDFAPQATSAKEAQAIGKDVAAQVENALRLLKQNQSQLNPADQAMVARLLEHRKTVLAHVQELAGKAAGGLRIRVHGDLHLGQVLVIKGDAYLIDFEGEPARPLHERRGKHSPYKDVSGVLRSFDYAAAMAIHLHTVDSTADADAARQRVADRYLIEARQAFIEAYRLAAASLAHEWKDAEGENAALALFGLEKAAYEVAYEAENRPAWLPVPLHGLYGLLSGLQPFSDLAGPI